The Denticeps clupeoides chromosome 4, fDenClu1.1, whole genome shotgun sequence genome segment ttttaaagaGGATACTGAAGAGTGTTGCATAACCACTTGTTCACATAATTAACTCATGGTTTGGGTTAAAAGTCTTCCACAAGCTCACAATTACTTCACAATTGTTCTTAACAATTACAATGCCCTTTGCCATTAGCTATATCATGTAGAGTGCTGTGAAAATACGGCCTAATCGCTGTCGTTGGCTTGGTTACAGTGCAGTCTCTTCTGCCTTAACTCTGACCCTAGAGCATCAAGCAGTTCTTGCTACTGTCCAAGCGTCGCTGTGCACTCATCACCCAGTGCCTGAAGGATTCTGAGACCAGCAAACCAAATTTCATGCCCCGCCTCTACATCAATCGCAGACTCGCCATGGAGCACAGAGACAACCCTTCCTTGGACCCAACATGCAAAAATGCTGTGTTCACTCAGGTAAAGACAGAGAAAACTGATTTGGACCTCAACTCTAGTGCTTGACAATGTTCCTGTTGGGGATTTGTAGTAAAGTGCCCTCTGCTATTTGCCCCTCAGGTGTATGAGGGTTTGAAGCTGTCCGATAAGTATGAAAAGACATTAGACTACAGGTACATTAAATATCAAGATTATTGGGTGTGCTATTACATCAGAACAACTTTAAAGTATGACAAAcaccgtgtttgtgtgtttatgtaattTAGGTGGCCTGCACGATATGACCAGTGGTGGGAGTGCAAATTCATTGCTGAGGGAATCATTGACCAAGGTTACACACGCCAACCTATGCTGACTTTTGGGTGACCCTATAGGCTTGAATTTCAGGAACTAAAACCAGTTTTCTTTCTTCTCGCTAGGTGGAGGTTTCCGGGACAGTCTAGCTGACATGTCTGAGGAACTTTGCCCCAGCTCGTCTGAGTGCACTATGCCCCTCCCATTCTTTACAAGAACATCAAATCAggtttctgtctttctgttttgTGGTGTAAATAGATATAACATGTGCTCAGTAGCATACATGCTTACAGTCCAGAAACCAGAAACTACAATTGAAggtgaacaaaaaaacattttgcctcATGATTGAGGGAAATTTCTGCAAGGGTGTTCAATACATTTAACCCGTGTTGTTCAACTTTATTAAACAAATTGCTCATAACTTTGTATTTGTAGATTTCTTTaggtaataaaatgttttgtttattttaacagcTTTATTGGAAATAGATTTAATGAACTAAAACAATGTGTTCATAACATATTTGTGAGCACAACCTCATTATAATGCTCAATAGTCACTTTTATATTAACAGTGATGTGGACTGAATTGCTCATGAAAGTTACACTTCACACAAGAAGCAGACAATCAAGGTTCTGGTCTATAGGTTGTAAGAAATCATCACTTTCTAAGACATGTGTTTGTTCTCCAGGGCACTGGGGAGGCCAGAGACTTTTATGTGCCCAACCCGTCCTGCTACGAGTTCCATAAGTATGAGTGGATTGGGCAGTTAATGGGGGCTGCTCTGCGTGGGAAAGACTTCTTGGTAAGTGCATGACTGTGCTTTATCCTTGAAGACAAGGGAATCCAATCATaaatttattgttaatttgACCCGATTTTCTTTTAGGTCTTGGCTCTTCCGGGTCTGGTGTGGAAACAGCTTACAGGAGAGGCTGTCAGCTGGAGTAAAGACTTCCCAGCAGTAGACTCAGTACTGGTGAGAAATGCGGATGCATTTTGGCTgtagtctttgtttttttttccagttggtGTATTTCTGCTGATTGCTGCTTTTTACAGGTAAAGCTTTTAGATGCCATGGAGACGATGGACAAAGAGACATTTGACTTTAAGTTTGGAGAGGAGCTGGTGTACACCACCCAGCTGAGTGATGGAAGGTTGGTGGAGTTGACCCCCGGAGgcagtggggtggtggtccGCTACGAGGATCGTATGGACTTCGTCAAGCTGGTGAAGAAAGCCAGGCTGGAGGAGAGCAGAGAGCAGGTACAACACTATAGCAGTGttggtattgttttttttttgttttttgttttttgttttttttatgtatttaaaaaaaattacgtgtgtgtgtgtgtatatatcaagggtgatggttaaaagcagaggacacatttcattgtgtcaccgtgtgctgtgctgcagtgtttcacaatgacaatcacttcactttcactgcacttCACTATTTTAGATTGCAGCCATGCAGGCGGGCTTGTTAAAAGTGGTGCCACAGGCTGTCCTGGATCTCCTCACATGGCAGGAGGTGGAGAAGAAAGTGTGTGGAGATCCTGAGATCACAGTAGAAGCCCTGAAACGACTCAGTGAGTCCCACATGCTTCTCAGACAGACCCATTCACATCATCAGTCCAACCTATTGGCATTAACAGTGATGAAGGGTGAAAATGCACATATAATTctgaaacttttatttttatatatttgtgttcTTGCCCAGCTCGATATGAGGACCTGGAGCAGTCTGATGTTCGAGTTCAGTATTTGTGGGAAGCCCTGAATAATTTCACCAATGGTTAGTTTATGTCTTTGTCTTCATATTGAGTTTCCAAGTACAGCTTGAACATATTTACGTCATGCTGAATGCTTCTTGTTTTCAGAGGATCGCAGTAGATTCTTAAGATTTGTGACTGGTAGAAGCCGTCTTCCTGCGCCAATCTATGTCTTCAAACAAGGGTGGGTTGATTCTCTTGAGTGATACAACGCATTTATCCTCATAACTTAGTACAAATTCAGTTTCTAATGAATTTGTTCTCCAACCTCTAGTTCTGAAACGACTGATGCTCTTCCACAATCATCCACTTGCTCTAGCACCCTTTATCTACCAAATTACCCAAGGTAAGATCCATGGAATGGTGGCATTACATTCACACAGAAAATGGAgtacaatgtgtgtgtaaatcctTTAATatacatcattattttaatatggaCAGCTCATTAAATGACAATTGAACTATTGCgctatatgtctgtgtgtgcaagAACTGAAGCAGTCCTGGGCATCGTGAATATATATAAGATGCTTGCTTTGTCTGTTTCAGTGCAAAGGTTTGTGAAGAAAAGCTGCGCTATGCTGCATACAACTGTGTAGCCATCGACACGGACATGAGCCCTTGGGAGGAGTGACTTACCTTCTCCACATTAATCAACATCACATCTCTGGACTTTTTGCATATCTAGCTGTAACACGTACACATGGCCATATCTAAACTTTTACCAGATGCAGCtgtacataataaaaaaatggctgaaaacagtgctgtgttttttttttagttttgaagCTTTTTGTTTTAACTGAATAAGCAATAACGGGTGCAACAGGATAAGTGCCAGCTATACTAAATGGTGATTAATGTTTATAATTAACAacattttggcaaaaaaaagaaatttgcatTGCATATAAACATTTGTGCATTATTCAGAACATCAGAAATGTGTCAAATCACTCTGCCTTTTCctgatatatatattaaaaattgtttattttacatacagAAAGCTCAATTTTATTATATCGGTTGCAGTCCACTCAAAGCCTCAAAAATACTTTACTGAAATGCAAAGGAGCGATGATGACATATTGAGAGGTCAATTTTGCCATTCTcactgagcgagacacttagggcgactgtccctgtaactactgattgtgagccACTCTGTATAAgtgtgaacatttacattttacatttatcagacgcccttatccagagcgacttacaatcagtaattacagggacagtcccccccggagcaatttagggttaagtgtcttgctcagggacacaatggtagtaagtggggtttgaacctgggtcttctggttcataggcgactgtgttacccactaggttactaccaccctgcctgATTTCAAACAAGatttatttacagatttatACCCATCAGGCAGTGTGAACAGGAAACGaccctgtttttaatttattaagtCTGGCTTCGGATATTTCTTGTAACCACCTATAGATGGCGGCACATTTGTAACGGGCAAAGCGGGTTTGCGCGAGAAGGATGGTTGAAGTCTCGCGATACTTGATTGCTTGAAACCTGCCCATGAGCCTTTGCGTGTCCTCTTTCTAGCCGGCGCCTGAGAATGGGTATGTGTTTTTGCTCTTGGGTCGAGGACACAATCGATGTCCATCCTTGTCTTCCGAGCGCCAAGTTGTCGTTTTATTTCAACCGACGTTAATCGAGCTGAAGTTGATTTATCTTAGCTTTGTATTGAGAGGATTGTCGGAATTTCCCCTCATTTTCCCGGTAAGAGGTTTTTGCTAAGAGAACGCTGACATGTTTCAAGATGGCTCCTCTCATGGTGTACATTCAGCTTCCAGACGCTTTCCATGGCCTAACGCCGTGGGTTTATTGGAAGCCCTTCGCGTACCTCGCATGTCGTCcgtggttttttttctttttattttccatttcgcCGAACTGTCTTTTGTGGAGCTTCGCTGGGCCGCCGATAGCGCGCTAGCGAAGCCAGCTAGCGAGGCGCTGGGGCTCCATGCTGCCAACTGCTTGAGTGCAAATGATGAAAACCTAGTGCGGAATCCGATGGTATAAGTGCGGATAACCACCTTGGAGAACTGATCACTCAAGCTTACAAAAGACAAACGTGTCCGCGACAACACGAGGAAACTGGAGTCTcaattattatcttttttatttatctcaGGTATTTCAAGGGACAATTGGCACAAACGCCGCAAGACCGGCGGTAAGCGCAAGCCCGTCCACAAGAAGAGGAAGTATGAGCTCGGACGCCCTCCCGCGAACACGAAGGTACGGGTGCTGCGTGTGGCGTTTTACGTTTCTGCTGCTGGATCATGTGGGTGATGTAAACTAGTCCTTAGGTTGGCCCTGTTTGGCCGTTTTGGTCAAAGCTCCAGGCCTTCCGATGTTAGGATCTGTCATAGTTACACTGACACGTTTCCAGACTCGCTATTATAAGTATAGTCGTGTTCACGATGTTTACAGCAGTACTCAGGTATGCagccttttttttctaattctaGATTGGACCCCGTCGCATCCACACAATCAGGGTTCGGGGTGGAAACAAGAAATACCGTGCCCTGAGGCTGGACGTCGGCAACTTCTCGTGGGGCTCAGAGTGTGAGTATTGTTGCATCTGTATTGGGAAGTGCGTGGTCTTTCTGTGATGATAATCCTAACCAGTTCTGCTGCTGAATTTAATGAGATGAAGAGATTTTGTTCTGAGAGAGATTGCAGGCCTGTATGCTATGTATTCAAGTCTTTGGGTGTAGTTGAGTGTAGTATTACCTGTCTGATAGGCTGCACTCGCAAGACCAGGATCATTGATGTTGTGTACAATGCATCCAACAATGAGCTGGTGAGAACCAAGACGTTGGTGAAGAACTGCATAGTCCTTGTGGACAGCACTCCCTACAGGCAGTGGTACGAGTCCCACTATGCAACTCCCCTTGGACGCAAGAAGGGAGCCAAACTGGTACGTTTTGTGACCAAGTACAGTTTCATTTGTACATATTGGTGTGGAAACTAATAGACCTCCTTTATGTGAAATCTCCATTTTGTGTaggttttttatatatatatatatatataaaaaggctATGCTGTATATCCCTAcccattatgttttcaaatgtcATATTCCAGACTCCTGAGGAGGATGATATCCTGAACAAAAAGCGGTCCAAGAAAGTTCAGAAGAAGCTGGATGAGCGAAGGAAGAGCAGCAAGATCAGCTCGCTCCTTGATGAGCAGTTCCAGCAAGGAAAGCTGCTGGGTGAGGATCTTTGAAATTGCTGAGTAATTCTAGGGTTTGCTGCTCAGATCCCAACATGAACTACCCAAAATTTCCCGTGTTGCTGTGTATAAATATTACGTCGTTCAGACTGCAGTGTATTCCGGTACCACCATACACAAGTTTTAAGGTACCCTGCCTTCGGCCTGTCAATCTGGTTGTTTAACTGTGCAACATTTTTTCATGAAAGAATCTGAGCGACCCTGTTGGTGCAAGCTTTCATATGATGAAATTTTATCCAGTTCTGCTACTGAATTCAGCGATGATCCTTTAAATATCTGATGAATGCTTGTTTACTGtgtttttatcttttcattTGATGCAGTTTGGCTGTAACTTGTGCCGATTCTTTTATCCATTTTAGCTTGTATTGCATCGAGACCCGGACAGTGTGGCAGAGCAGATGGCTACGTCTTGGAAGGCAAAGAACTGGAGTTCTACCTGCGAAAAATCAAGGCCAAGAAAGGCAAATAAATGTGCAGCCTGTATTTGATAtcaataaaataagaaaatgccttttcatgtgtgtgggtttttttttttttttttttaaatatatatatatataaataaacctctctgagaCGTCCCGGTTTTCGTTGTGGGTAAAATGACCAGCTCCTAACAACCTTTATTATTAAGATTTTTGGATTTTGTGTGATGGAGGTTTGAGAAAGTTGGGCAGCAGTGTTTGTTCTGCCGTAACTGGTTTTGCCTCCTAGATTAAGTTCAAACAGTACAGATGAAATTATTCTCCAGCTTTACTTGTGGCGTTTAACTGCACTGTTTGCATACATCAGTTTGAAAGATTTGGTGTATGTGGCAAGGTGCCTTGCCTACGCCTGCCTCATGACATCAAATGTTTGGGCTTTTGGGTCACACAACTGGTTCTGTTTGGCTCATGATGATCACGTGCTGCACTTCTTTTGGTGGTGTCTGATGGGctcccttttctctttctggGACCTTTTCAACAATTTCCCGTTCGTAGCTCAACTTGGTCTGGTCCTGCTTAGAATGCTCAGCTTTTCTGGTATGGCAGAATAGCCTCACTCGTTTTCCTCGCTTCTTTGCCGTAGTGAGGCTGGTAGGTGGCCAGACTCGAACGGGCTGGTAACTGCTTGCATCAGCTCTCTGTGAGTCGCTCTCTTCCTCAGTTATCCTGTCAAGCAAAATGGTCCTAGATGAtatttgacttgacttgaatagttagtaatttgtatatatgaaaatataaataggaatatgtaatatgaattatgtatataacaatatataatatgatggggcagtggtggcctagtgtttaaggaagtggccccgttatcagaacaTTGCCGGGTTGAGTCTGGAGCCACTGaagtgcctctgagcaaagcaccgtccccacacactgctcaccaagggtgatggttaaaaggcgaggacacatttcattgtgctgtgctgcagtgtttcacaatgacaatcacttcatatccataatggaaaaaaatatggtTGAATTTTTTAGAATTCCACTGTATGCATTTACACATGTACAGGATGATTAAAATTTGAATGAACTGCTTAAACTGTTATGGGATGTGTTACCTCATGTCATATGTGGAGCCCATGAAAGCAGGTTTGTTGCATTCCTCTGCTGTGGCCAAACAGTACGGAAGAACAAAGCACTTCTCCACCCAGTATCTGTCTTTTTCAATGGGAGGGAGATTCTGATGCATGTCATCCACAGCCAGCATCGACACCTTGGAAAAGAAATGCACTATGTATACGTCCTttgaatacaaataataaagCATACAGGCCCTGATGCCAATTAATGTATAAAGTTGCCCAATTCATGAGCAAATCCAAGAATACATTACCAGATCTGGCATTTATATAACTATTGTTGTACACATGAATATAACCTGCTGTAGCTATACACTATCCagctttaatgtaaatgttccttgGGCTCGAGTCACTTTCTACTGAAGTATCGCTTATGTTAACCGAGATTTAAACATACCTGAATATTGCGATCGATGAGTTGGTTAGTTTCAAAGTCATCGTCGTCTTCTCCAAAAGGATTGATGATAAGCTCCCCCACCTTAAAAGAAA includes the following:
- the rps8a gene encoding small ribosomal subunit protein eS8; this translates as MGISRDNWHKRRKTGGKRKPVHKKRKYELGRPPANTKIGPRRIHTIRVRGGNKKYRALRLDVGNFSWGSECCTRKTRIIDVVYNASNNELVRTKTLVKNCIVLVDSTPYRQWYESHYATPLGRKKGAKLTPEEDDILNKKRSKKVQKKLDERRKSSKISSLLDEQFQQGKLLACIASRPGQCGRADGYVLEGKELEFYLRKIKAKKGK